The Brassica napus cultivar Da-Ae chromosome C1, Da-Ae, whole genome shotgun sequence DNA segment ccttgatgctctcggatccagcacctctcttggacttccgaggctgtttatctttggaaccaataggtctaccacgtttgagacgttggttagactctgtagccacttgaccttGTCCCTTCTGGACGTCTATTCgtattggtgcattacaagccgggataTACGATTTTAtcactctatttgggtcagcaaatgatTCTGGcagttgattagctagcttttgaagatgtataatcttttggacttccatatcacattctttagtttgaggatcttgccaagatattgatggtcgAGACCATTCGATTTCTTTGCTCAACCGgccgttatctccccctaaggtcggatatgtggactcatcaaactgtgagtctgcgtatctggccttaaacaaatcaccggttgttggctcaagatactttataatgctcggggagtcatatcctacgtatattctcatcctcctttgtggtcccattttcgttctctgtggtggagcaattggaatgtagacggcacatccaaatattttgatgtgggacacgtctggctcatgacccgtgaaTAACTGGGATggcgaatatctatgctcactagatggcctgatgcgaatcagttctgcTGCATGTAATACGGCATGTCCCCACGCTGATACCGGGAGCTGAGACCGCATGAGCAATGGTctggctatcagctggatacgtttaatgaatgattcggccaagccgttctgcgtatgtacatgtgccacagaGTGTTCTAcgcttacccccatggacatacaatagtcattaaaCGTCTGGGacgtaaactcaccagcattgtctagacgtatagtctttaaaggaaagtctggaaagtgtgctctcagtcttattatctgagcaagcagGCGTGCAAATGCTAAGTTCCGAGTGGACAGTAGgcagacatgcgaccatctggtcgatgcatcaatcaggACCATGAAATACCGAAATGTCCCACTaggtgggtgtataggtccacatatgtctccctgaatcctttccagaaaatttATAATCTCTTTATTAACTTTGGCTGGTGACGGCctagttatgagtttcccttgtgcacatgctgcacatgtgagattgtaTGGGACAACTCCTTTGAACGTGTGCCCTTGTGAGTTCATCATcaactttcgcatcatgttagtaccgggatggccaagccggttatgccataaagtgaaatTGTCGCAGGCAttagcctcgatcatactgacctTTGCATAGTATAGGCCAGTAGACATTGCAGGTAAGGTTTCTAGGATCCTTTTATAGCCTTTGGTGATCGAaattatgttaaggaattctttatttccttcttcccatgtttcaagatggaaaccgttcaatcttatgtctttgaaactcaataGACTCCTtttagagcttggggaatacaaggcatTTTTGATCCCTAGATGAATGCCCTTAGGCATCAATACATAAGCCTGGCcatgaccttcaatcaggccgGCTACACCTGCAATGGTGTGTACgtttgcactttgcattgtgagatttaagaaatatctttTATCTCTAAGAATTgtatgacttgtgccactatccaccacgagTATGCTCATTTCGtcattcatttctataaataagatttcatttctcagagacttcaaaaatttcattttattaaagTTGCAgaacaccaaaaataaaaacaccaaatcaatcataaaacaataataaagcAGTAAAAACAAGTCGTATCGAAAATTTAGtctttgagacaatcagaagtctcaaagTCCATCAGGTCGTCATTTGCAACATCAGATTCTTTATCAGCCTCATAACCGGAATCATGAACCATAtgagcctccgggttcttgtccTTAAGACTCTCTTGGTAGAGCTCACATAGGTGCTTAGGAGTTCTacaattcttggcccaatggttgctcatcccacatctgtgacaatcggatttggtcgagtaagacggtttggatatACCGCCTCGAACTCGTCCATATCTGCCTCGGCCACGGCCgggattggaaccacgaccacggttattgtggtttcctttccggccggCCAAGTGTCTATCTCGACCGTTCGAGTAATTGTCACGGTTCATGTATCCACCACGGCCTTTGCCATGTGATCTCTTATCATTCTGGATGTAATTGCACTCGTTgggatttttcttttcaactCCATTGACCTCTGGTAATGGAGCAGATCCGACAGGTCTAgcttcactgttcttcatcaggagctcattatttgcctcggccaggagcaggcacgagatcagatcagtgtatgtggcGAAGCCTTTCATTCGGTACTGCTGCTGCAGGATAATGTTTGAGGAATGAAACGTAGAGAATGTTTTCTCGAGCAACTCTTCttcggttactacttcaccacaaagtctcaacATTGAGACCGTCTTAAACAAGACCGAATTGTACTCATCCACTGACTTATAATCcatgaatcttagattcttccagTCATTTCTAGCTTTTGGGagtaacaccgttttctggtgatcatatctatgctgtaaagcatcctAAAGCTCTATTGGATTTTCCATCgtaatgtactgatcttttagaccttcaaagaggtgatggcgtataatacttatagccctgtaccgattcttattggtctcattgttgtccttgATAATTGTATCACCAAGACCTTTTGACCTTAAgctgatctttgtatctagcgcccactgcaagtagttatctccggagagattaagggctgcgtAGTCTCTatttgagattttcgacatctgtaTCACATTATCATTTCaatttaggttcacaatgtgatcatgtggccgcatggtataacaagctcggccacaaacttgtcttacgcatctatgaaaaacaatcaatctaatcgaccatggtACGAACAAACAAGCCGCACAGCTATGTGGACAAGCAATAGGATCGGGCGTGTAAAACTAAATTGACCATGGTGCGAACAATCCTAACATTTGATTCTACATGTACCAGGAAGATTAATGCCACACGGCCATATGAATTTAAATGCAATTAGATTTGAATTCGTATGTTTTCTACAtgctggtcgatttcattaatCAATGTGAATGCAATCCAATTCAAATTCATATGTAATGCAAACAACCTTAGCAATTGATTtatgaatttagggtttcaacTTTAAAACTAAGGCTGCCGGTTTAATtaaaggtttcaaggcctttaggattcAAGTTCTAGATTAGATTACTTCAATCAATCAATCTAACAATCCTAAAACCTCAAACATCAAACATTCAATCAATTAAAATCGAATTCTGTcctttagtgtttagggtttcgattcctaaattagggtttctcaaaatcaaatcaGGAACAACCAATTTAAGTTCTAAGGAATCGATTTCTATCTTTCAAGTTAGGAGATTGCCGATTTTAATCTTGtaggtttttagggttttgatcaaGATCAAAGTTTCCATATTTATGGATTAGGGTTTCTGATCAATCTAGGTTCTCAGATTAAGTTTATACCTTTGTTTGTAGGGGATTTAGAACCGGACcacctttagagagagagagaggacgagcGGATGCAATCGGGCCGCGGATGGTAGCAGACGCGAGCTGAGGACGATCGCCGGCTGTCTCGGGTGTGAGTCTCTCGGACGCGGGTCGTGTGCGATCGCGTCTCGGGTGTGGATCGCGAGCTGGACGGGTTCTTCTGAGCTGGAACGTGATCTGAGAACGTCAAGGATTCAAGAG contains these protein-coding regions:
- the LOC106432402 gene encoding uncharacterized protein LOC106432402: MKNSEARPVGSAPLPEVNGVEKKNPNECNYIQNDKRSHGKGRGGYMNRDNYSNGRDRHLAGRKGNHNNRGRGSNPGRGRGRYGRVRGESLKDKNPEAHMVHDSGYEADKESDVANDDLMDFETSDCLKD